CACATTCCAATCACCATTTGACACTTatgatttaattaaaaaatcatatttaagctattttatTAAAGACTATTTTGGATTTCTTTCTAAAATCCTACACCCTACACCCTAAACTATAAAACTCTATACCCTAAATCTTAAATCCTAAACCCTATACTCTAAAACCCTATACCCTAAATCATAAActttaaactctaaacccgaaattctagttcaaaatcatcaatatccataaaagtcatttcacaaataataaaaatatgtaaaattataatttaatcaaatgaccCACCGCCAGATTGAAATTTTCTCTAAATTTAGGCCTTTTGAAGGGCAGCTATGGGAAACAAAAGACATTTACACGTGGTATAAAACTAGGGAACTTCAAAACTTTGTCAGCAGAAAAAGGTCgattagtgttttttttttttggagacgCAAAAATGATGAGAGCGCGTTTGGTGTGGTTCGGTATGGGCTTCTCCTCGACCGGAGCTGCAATTTCTCACCTGATTTGGAAAGATCTCATCGTCGATCGCTCCGCTCTTTCCTCCGATGTAATAACCCAACCTTGTttctttcctctctttttattttatttttcctaaTCTTTTGTTTTGTGGGGGGTTTTGTTGTTGTAGGTGATGAATACGTTTGCAGCTCTTGAAAGCAGAATCGTGGGCCTGGAGCATTCTTATCAGAACCCGAATCCGGCTGCTCAGGTATTTATTTACTTTGGTTTTTCTCTTGTTTATTTAATGCTGTAAGCAATATTTTTCAATTCAACAGTTGAATTATTGAAATGCACATTGGGTGTGTTTCGATTAATTTAATGATTAGGAATGTGGTGAACATTTTTCGCAATGTTACGATAGCAGCTCTCATGATAAACCCAGTTTTATGTATTCCAGTATGCAATGAACACATGAATTAAGTAATTTTTGAGTTGGGGGGGGAGACAGTTTTGGCATGTTAGGGTTTGTTTTATTTACGTGTGAGAAAGCATTTTTGCCAAGCGGAAGATGTTGTTTCAGTTTTGTTCTGGGCCTCCAGAGGTAGACATGATCGCGATAGATTTTGATGTTTATTAACAAAAGACCGAATGCATGTCATCCGTCGGTGTGTTGGCGCCAGTGGAGGTATAAGTTTGATGGCCTGAGTGAGGTTTTTGTGGGAAGTTGAGCGATGAAAGAAGTTAGCTGCTATGTGAGTCGTTAGTGTTGAGGCTGTTCATTGTCTAAGTGGCTCTTTATATTCATCATTACTCGAATCTTTCCTACTGCATGGAATGTTTTAATTCAACCAAGAAAGTAGCGTTGTGCTGAGAATGCTAGTGGACATTTAGAGTTGCACATATGTAGACGTTTTCCATTTTTATCTTGGTGCGAGTTAAATTGACTAACATGCAGATGCTTCAAGCAGAAATTAGGGCACAGGCTCAGTCATGATGACATAACTAGTTGAGATTTCGGAATGGTAGATTTATCTGGCTTGTCATTTTGT
This is a stretch of genomic DNA from Argentina anserina chromosome 4, drPotAnse1.1, whole genome shotgun sequence. It encodes these proteins:
- the LOC126790793 gene encoding uncharacterized protein LOC126790793; the encoded protein is MMRARLVWFGMGFSSTGAAISHLIWKDLIVDRSALSSDVMNTFAALESRIVGLEHSYQNPNPAAQAEE